The Tripterygium wilfordii isolate XIE 37 chromosome 21, ASM1340144v1, whole genome shotgun sequence genome segment TCTGTATCTATGGCCTTGAAACCCCACCGGTCCTCTTGCTTCACAAACGCATCGCTCATTCAAacacaagaaaattaaaacGCAGCAGAACAGGGTACGGTGAACTGCCATGAatgtaaagaaaacacaaactttAAAATGTGATGATTAATTGCAGATGATGGTACTCAACTTAGTAGTATGAACTAGTTGATATAGAGCAAGAGCTCAGCATCTTTTCACTAAGAATGCCAAAGACTTTGACTCAACTAAAGTCTCTTGACCAAGTCTTCGCTAGCAAACAACTGCTTACCGCTATTATTTTCATAATTGATGACTATATCGCCGTTAATGAAGGGTCCATGTTTCACAAAAAAAAGGAGGTATGCtcttagggatcccagtaaataaAATCTCAATCATCTTAATGATTGATATCTCACTCACTGGTTTAATCACTAGTTTTATGAGTTCTTACATTTACATCAATCGAGGAACGAGATGAATtattgggatgactgagatcccATCTATTAGAATCCCTAACGTTTTTGATCTTCTAATGAAAGGTTTTGAGGGGCTGCTGTAGTCTTTTTACAGCAGCCCCTGCTGTAATTGCAAAATAACCTAgagtaaatttttaaaaaatttcaaaaaaattatttttgtattttgatcgtttatacgaatccaacgatatatcatttgtccgaaacaaaaatcaaattcaacataaaaaagatataataattctgaaccgttggatataaacttaaaactttCTGTGTCTTTTTcctgatgaatttgatttttgttttcaacaaGAAATATATCGTTAGATTCGTTAGACCTAATACTACACATGTATAAttactgggatgactgagatcccATTTACTAaaatccctaacatttttgatgTTCTATAATTAGTTTTACGTTTTAGGAAGATGCTTGGAGGGTGCAAAAGACAAGAAAACTCATAAGAAGGTGCAACACAAAGTTTACGTTGTTATGAAGTCTACTTAGCAAGTCTTATGATTAGTTTTACGTTTTAGGTAGATGCTTCGAAGGTGCAAAAGACAAGAAAACTTATAAGAAAGTGCAACACAAAGTTTACGTTGTTATGAAGTCTACTTAGCAAGTCTCGTTTGTCTACTAGCGTTAGTGTGCAAGTTGCATGAAGAAACTCGAACTGATCAATGCCAACTCTTCCATCTCTGGCTTCAACTGGATTGGATCGCATGTAACAAGAATGAAGATTAAACTGTCACTTGTTGTCAGCAATCCGACCCCAAATGACAATAGTAACCAGGGTCGGCCCTTGCTCAAAGCAACCCAAGCTAGGGTTTTGAGCACTAATCGACTTAGGGCACcacaatttttaaatttttttttacacctaacacattagttcaacggtccagcccaaaattagtaaaaaaaaactctaataaGTTTCCTCATCCCTCTCCTCTCCATTAGGCCTCAACACTCATGCACACCATAACACACAAGAAGAGGAGTCCGGCTACTTATTCAGAGGGATTGTTGCAATAGAACAAATAGCATTTTTAAGAGTTTTACTGACAAGACAAAAGATGCAGAATGCACCCAGTATGTTTGTGTAATATGGTAATGGCCTTGAGATTAGAACTCTGTTCCACTGCTTGAACATTCGAGAGTATCTCTCTTTTCTGCATTAGTACAATGCTAACTCGAGTTTCCAAAATTAACAAAGATTTTTCAGGATAAGAGAGAAGACTTTGACGTGTATTACAAACCCCCAAGTCTTCTTAGTTGCTATCATAACTTGATTACGGGGAGTAACGTTTCTGCCAAAATTATGACCACTTTACTTGCCAAGACTTTGTGCTTTTAGAGAGGCTACTGGGATATTCGGATTGGGGTTAGGACCAGTGCAATTAGCACTGGTCTTACAATCGGTGCAccagaaaatttttgaaaattcataaatgtgtagtattttgaATGACATATCcaacggtatttttttttttcgatacAAAAATTATCGCGATAAAAAATTagatgttttgagtttatatctgaCGGTTTAGAACATCAACTATCTTTTGATTTTGAGTTGACAACACTTAATATGTATGTGACTATAATATGGTTATGGACCCTATAGTAATGGCATTGCGATTAGCAGGGGTGGCTCAACCCCTAGGCCACTAAGGTTGTTGCTGCCCAGGGCTCCATATTTTTGAGGGCCCAAAATTCTTTTTTATTGTACACTTGATAATTGTGACATTGTGGgtgcaaaataattaaaaagataGCTATTAACCTATGATCTAAGTTGTCTTTTAGTTAAAGAAATCTCTAAACTCTTAATCTGTCGATGGGTTTACACGTATCTAGTCCGATCCAAGTTTGGGCTTAGTGAGCTATCCAAATTACACTTGTTATtggataccaaaaaaaaaaaagagttatttGACAAAGATGTTTCACTTGTATTACAAAGCCCGAGTCTTCTCAGTTGCTATCATAACTTCATTACGGGGGCAAATGAGCtattggttgagtgacaatgactttgtATATCCTTGACttcaggtcatgggttctagtctcacctcctccgaatatttataaggaggtgtgtgggcttagtctgcctctgcgtgggcttgatagtctgcccctggtgggcttgatttgtgcctttTGCGTGCGTGGAGCCtattgacacctgtacttttaTAGGTTTGATTtgatggtgtgtcgtatattgtatttgtactaaaaaaaaaaaaaacttgattacGGGGAGTAACGTTTCTGGCAAAACTTGACCACTATCCTTGCCAAGACACTGCTTTTCAGTGATAGTATTCTACAAGCTTGGTTTTCCTTGTGGATCATATGACATAAACAGACAACAATTAGTTCTCATAGAATCTGAAATTTTACATAAACAAATTCACCCATCTTGCACAGGAATACAGAGGAAGACAAAGCACTTGTCCGTATCAGCAACTACCTTTCCCAAACGATATTTGCTTGTTCAAAACATCATAGTAAACATTCAGTGAACGTTGTTGATGGCCACCAATAATGTTCAAGTCTGTATCATGCTTGTTTCCTGCAAAGGCCAAGCAAGCTTGAGACTCTATCTCTCGCCAGAGAACAGCTGATGAATCTTGTTGCACATCCTGATGGCTGGAAAACTGTAAGTTGTCTTTCGTGATTGGAAATATTTGGGTTTAATTGGTAGAAATGGTCGCTAGCTACTACTTGTAGAAACATATTAAGGTTTTAACTTCCAATTGTGTGCTGATAGCTTAGGGGCGGTTTGGTTTgagtattttctatttttcttttctgaaaaTTTAGAAATGGTGTTTGgtttatcattttcaattttatttttcaaaaatgaaaccctattttttgaaaatatagaaaacatAGACGttttcaaaaatctgaaaaCGCGGAGGGTATGCCGCTTGGTCAAAAATTTCCAAAAGacaatatatttgaaaaaaaaaatattcttggGTTTTGAAATACAGCTACCTTGAACGCAGTTGTTCTATCGACAATGACTCGGTTTGGTAGTGCGTATTAACACTACGTTTGTGTCACGGTTACACCCGTTGGGCCAAATAAGTGTTTGGTTGTGCAGCCCATTGTGTTTCAGCCAACAGAGTTCATAACCACGTTCCAACCCACGTTCTAGCCCACAACGCCGATCTCGTTCACTCGTGAATCTCCATTCTCGTGACTCGACGAAGACGATCTCCCCTCGCGACCTCCACGGCATCCGCTGCTACGACTGAGCACCACTATGGGATTCGCGACCAACTCAACTAAAATCAGGTATGGCTTACTCTCCGTCACCCTCTGTTCCTCACTCTCCTCACATATCCGGGTTACGGTCCGCTCCTTCTTCAGTCTCCGCCATTAGGCTGGAATAGGAGAAGTAACTTCTCTTTCCCTTTGTGCTCTTATAGTTATACTCATTTATTGTAACTGATAGGAGATCTAGTCACTCTTAGGTTTTACTTCGATCTATGCCTTTTTTATGCAAGTGTGTGAGTTATGATTTCcttggtatgttcttgtttaATCTGTGATGCTTGATTCGTCGCTGATCAGCAAGGATCCTTTTACCTTTAAAGTTATTGTTCAGTGGTGGATATTTGAATTCAGTATACAAGTGTTTGATTAGCTtgattattgcaagtatttGAGTGATCATTGCCATAATTAAATTTAGTGAATAATCCAGCATGTTTGCAGCTGAGATTTACTTGTATTTTCACTAAGAACTCTATATTGTCATCTTAGTTTGTGAAATTAAGTGGATCCAttgagctttttttttcttttattgtacTTAGGCAACTTTCCAGAGTGATGCAGTTAAAGACCTTGACTTGTTTACTTGTTTGGCAAAAAGTAGATGTTTCCACCTTCTGTGAACCATCCTTTATATGGATTCCCACTAATTTTCCAATGGTGATATTTATCTGCCAAATATCTTCCAATGGGGCTGGGAACAAGTGAGGTTTTGCTCGACCCATTTGCAAATATAATAAGATGAAGCACAAGGACATGAGCTTATGCATATCCCAAACAAAAGTACAaatgataataaataaaacctaaGAAGCAAATGTATTTAGCAACCTACAGTGCAAACCTTATGCCATATCCATAACAGAAGCCTGAAGAATCCTAGTAGCTTGTTAGGAGGGAGGACTGATGCCTTGGACAAATGGGTATTTATACTTCATTGTGCCTAGATTTTCCTGACCCAGATGTTGTGAGTGGATTGAAACCTCCAGATGGGCTGTTTGCCACTTTGAACAAGGGCCACCTCCTGTCCTTCCTTCACCATTCCCTGTTTCTGTACATGAAAACAAAGAATATGCATCATGTATTCTAAAAGCTACAAGACTTTGATGACTTCGTTAAGGCATCTTTTTTGCTGCTTTAACATTCAGAAACAGATGCGTGaagaaatttatgatttttttaatgcaacTTGGTGCTAATATTATTCTGTATCCGAGTGAAATTCAGACTCTATCTAGCATCACTTGCTGTTCCGTGTGAAATAAGTTCTGAATACAATGTCTTCTTGTTTGTTGTGTTGTTCCTTGTCTGAGTTTAAAAGACCTTCTGTCTTTCTTTCCTtgggtgtgtgtgttttttctaCTTCTTTTCTAACCCTCTCCTTTGTTTCAGTGTGAGTGCTGTTTTTTGAGGTGCAGTGGTGATCGTTGGTTGGTTTCAAAgacttatttgtttttttgtgtGGATTTGGGACTAGAGAGTTTTTACTAGTGTTTGGTGGGTGAGGGGTTCTTACTGTATATGGTGATGGACTCATTTTGTTACATGAATTAAATAGGGAGGGTGTTTTTTGCTTTATCAAAGTTCAAGACAATTTACCCTCATGTCTACTTGGGATTTACTGTTTTGGTTTGCGCACACACTACAATGTGAGAGGAAGGTTTATTCCATGACTTTGGCATCTCCTCCACCTAGAAATCTATCCTTGGCCTTACCTCCTCCACTCCATATATGTGCAGATATATGTATTCAGATATATGTATTCAGTGGAAGCATTTGAAAAACATTTACTAGAATAATTAAAAGAGTACACATTACAGGAGGAATAGCTCTTAAACTTTACCTTTACCCCATTGTCGAATCTAATGGATAAcctatgttgttgttgttttttttttcctgattttatCATCCTTGCAGTAGAATGATGTTACAGAATAGACAAATTATTTTATCATTTGATATGTTTTTATATTCCCTGTTGCCTCTGTTAGCTTGAGTGTATGGCTTGTGTTAGCTTGATATGTATCTCTTTTAATTGTTCTATTATGTTCTTAAAGATTATATTTAGGAACCTTTGTGTGTCAATATAATTAGTCTTTTTATGGTTCGATTATTATACCTTTGTGTGCCTTAGCATATAAATTTCTGTCTAAGTTTAAAAAATGGGTCTTGCCACGTAGTATGAGTCATACCACACCTCCTGCACCATCAACCCCTGTACCAGACAAGGCCAATTGGGACTCTGCCCAAACCAAAGTGTTTGTTGATCTTTGTGTCGAACAAGTAAATGAAGGACGTAGACCTGGTTCACACTTCACCAAAGAAGGCTGGCAGAAGATAGCTGCtggattttttgagaaaacagGGAAGCGATATGATCAGCCACAATTCAAGAACAAATGGGACAATTTGAAGAAGGATtacaaattgtggaagaaattgcGCCTTCATGACACTGGGACTGGATGGGACAATGTCCGTAACACCATTCTTGCTGACAATGACTGGTGGGAGAGAAGAATTAAGgtaaatctatcaattttatCAATTTCTTGCTATATGTTAATTTTAATgccactatctcaaaaataggTCAATTATCTTAAAGTTTTATCATTGTTTAGGATGCTTTGAATGTATATAAGTTGCTGTGTGAAGTGGTAGTCAATTTATACAATCTATTAAGCATGTGAAAGGTACACTGTCTGATGTTTATGTATCCAGACTATACCTTATGTTCTTATAATCAAACTGATATGCATTAACTGGACCTTTTAGTAGGACACTTTATGACTTTTATTTCAATGTTTCTGCTTATgcatacacatatgtatatcaATACTGGATTCAACACTTGCACTTTAATAAgcattataataaataatatcattCTAATACATTTTAGGAAGACAAGAAGGTTGCAAAGTTTCGAATCCAAGGACCAGAAAACCTTGAGCAATTGGAGGCACTATTTGATGGTCAATTTGCCACTGGTGAATTTGCAATGTTTGTAGGTGCATCACACCAAAATCCAGTCCAAACTAATGAAGAATTGCTAAAGACCAGCACTGGTGAAAATGTGCATTCTATCCATCTCGGCTCTGATTCTTCCAGTGATCAAGAGTTTGAAGTAAACATTGAGCAGAGTAATGAAGTGACTAGCTCCCCCACACTGACACCTCGTCAAGTTAAGAGGAGGTCAAGCAAATCAGGGACACGTGGGAAGAAGAAGCGTAGGGCATCCGCGTCTGATTATCACGAAGACATTAGCAAGTCCTTAGGCAATCTTGTGTCAGCAGTGAGCAGCTGGACAAATGCAATTGCCAGTCCCCCTATTTCATCTGTAAAAGCTGAAATAGCTGAGTGTATGAGAATTTTGGAGGAAATTCCTGAGACTGCCGAGATGGGAGATTTACTATTGTTTGCTCTCAAGTTGTTTCAGAACAAAGATCATCGTGAGTACTTCACTGCAATGTTACGCAGGGACTGGCAGCTTGCGTGGTTGAAGATGGTGTACGCGGATGCAACGGGGGGTGGGGCAGGAGGCAGCACCTgaagaattttaaaatttttttttatcattttcacttAGTATAAGTTTAGACTGTTATATGATTTAAATTCGGGACATTATTGATAACAAGGATGATTTTAATTGTAGTTGTTATGTTTATTTGGGATTGTACTTAAGTTTTTTAAGGTTTGGCCTTACCTATAATGGTTTGGGCAAGCTTCTGCTATAATCTCTATATTGTCAATATATTATGAGTAGTTTTTAACAAGAAGTTAATTTGATTTGCTTTAACAGGATATGGATATCTATGTCGATGAAAATGATGAGTTTATTATGGAAGAACTAGCGGCTATTACGGGGATGGCAATTGTTGCGGCTGGTGAGGCAATGTTGCATATTTCACGTACACCTTGTTGGACATCATGTTACACAGGCCATATATATATGACGGACTTGTTACGTGGTAatagaaaaaaatgtttgtctgTGTTGAGGATGGATAGGAGGGTGTTCAGGGAATTGTGCAGTGAATTGAGCACGAGGTATAGCCTCGAACCATCTCGTCAACTAAGTGTAAAAGAGATAGTCGGGATGTTTGTTTACACTGTAGGAAATGGTGTCGGCAATCGGAATGTGCAGGATAGATTCCAACATTCTGGGGAAACAGTTCATCGCCAGTTTCATAATGTATTAAGCAGTTTGATTCGGATGTCAGACGATATTATTAGACCAAGGGATCCAACATATTCTATAGTCCCGAAGTACATAGAAGAAAAGACAGATATTTTCCCTACTTTAGGGATTGCATCGGGGCAATTGATGGTACGCATATTCATGCCTCAGTCCTGAATGATGATCGAACAAGATTCATTGGGCGAAAAGGTGTGACCACGCAGAATGTGATGGCGGCATGTGACTTCGATATGATATTCACATATGTGTGTGCGGGTTGGGAGGGATCGGCGCATGATTCGAGAATTTTTAATACGGTTCGCTCTAATGGGAACTCAAAGTTTCCCCACCCTCCACTAGGTAACgcatatgaaaatatttatcataAACTACTTTGTTAATTCAAATTTCGTTAGTAAGTAACATTAATTGTCTCAATATGTTATaggaaaatattacttggttgattcAGGATATCcgaatcaaagtggatatcTAGCACCGTATAGGGGACAGAGATATCATCTAGAGGTATTCCGAAATGGTCCAGATGTATCGACGCCACGGGAAGCCTTCAATCATGCTCACTCATCTCTCCGCTCGGTTATTGAGCGCACATTTGGTGTGCTAAAAAATAAGTGACACATTTTATCAACAATGCCTCCTTACTCATTTCGCACTTAAGTGAAGATCGTGGTTGCCTGCGCAGTTTTACATAATTTCATACGATTGCGCGTATTGGATGACCCGGACTTCACTGCATATAGTGAGGATGACGACATTGTTCATGTCTCAGGCATGGAAGCCAGTACCAGCGGAGTTGGAGCGAGTACTTCGGAGTACCAACCATTTATCAGTGAGGACATACAGATGTCAGCTATCCGCGATATGATTGCGGCTGAAGTTTTTGCATCGTATTAGATTACATTTTTTCCTTAATTGTCCAACGTCATCAAATTATGTAAAGTACTTTGTGTTAAACTACTATGCAATGTAAACATTTGTTAATTTATatcaatattattaattatctagtgaaacatttatgttaatattattaataCCATTAATTATCTACtgaaacatttaaattaatattattaatctataataatattaatattattaattatctcatattattaatttatattaatattattaatgaaTTATATACACAAAACGCAAAACTACGGTtgacagcacctcaccacagttttgaaagtgatgcgccaaacagcttttgcgtttcaactcaccacacagcaccacaattttataactcacagcaccgcaccacacctcaccgcacctcacagcactcccaaacagcacCATTATGTGACTTCCACTATGGTGGGTCACATTCTTTTCTAGCCTTGTCGTTTGTTGGGTCCCACAATTTGtaatttttctccatttttttttgtctgatttGGTATCATCAAACGAAATCAAAGGCCGGAGCTTTATTTGGCTTTTTCTCTAGAGTGGAGGAAGTTAGGGAGGACAAATGGGGGAAATCCATGATGTAACATAAATAGCATTatgggtgttttaaaattaatatgttGTTTTAGTATGGTGGTAAATAAATATTAGTCATATGTTAAAAcatatgcttatcaaaaaaaaaatgttaaacatCTATAGATATCAGTCTTGTATTATAAAACAATGCTTATATTGTATGAAGTGTCAAAGAGGAAAAAActccatatttttattttattttattatattgagttaaaaaataatatgattgatagaaaatagaaatcttttgaatatttcaaaccaaacatgttttctgttttgtttctaaaaacagaaaatgaaaaatgaaaaacagaaatagaaatagaaaacagACCAAACGGACCAACTTCTAAATTATTTGATTCCATTGATCATCACAGAAATAATTAACTTGCAACATTGAGCCAATTGAATTGAATGTAGCATGTAGCCTGTTGTGCTTCTCTGATGTTTATTTGTTGGTTTTAATCTCTTCTTACTAATTGCCTCATGCTACTGTCTCAACTAGGCAATTAGGATATTTTCGTAACATTAATAGATTTTTTCAGTATATGCGACTAATTCTTATATTCTTAGTGTACAAGTTAAATGGTTCGGTCTGCGTGCTTGTTATTGCAGGTCCTGGTTGACAATGAAGATTTTCTGAACGAACTGCACAAGCAGGAGTGATTGCATGAAGGGAAATATTGTGGCTATCTTTAGCGGGGAGTTTGCTACTACACGCATGAATAAATTAGAGCTTTGGGTTTACAGCACCCAGTATGTGTGTAATATGGTTATGGACCCTATGGTAATGGCCTTGTGATTAGAAACTCTGTTCTACTGCTTGAACACCCGAGAGTCTCTCTCTTTTCTGCATAAGTAGTAGTAGTTTCTATCAATAGATTAAGTAAGGTATAATGCTAACTCGAGTTTCAAAAATTGAATCGCATGatgatagcctagttggttatTTCTCTAGATTTAAAGTTTAAGGAATCTCACCTAGCAGCTACTTTTAAGTGGTTTGGGTTGTTGGTTGGGTTTTGTGCATGCATAGTCTCGCCTGAGTTAGCGGACTATTCAAAGGACACGTCTATTGAATGGTTTTCGGTTATAAAACAAAGAAGTTTGAAAATTTGACAATTATGAGTTAGTGGACTATCCAAAGTACACGTCTGTTGAATTGTTTTCggttataaaacaaaaaagtttcaaaatttGACACTGATGTTTCAGGACAAGGGAGAATACTTTGACTTGCATTACAAATCCCAAGTCTTCGCAGTTGCTATCATAACTTGATTACCGGGGAGTAACGTTTCTGGCAAAAAGATGACCACTCTCCTTGCCAAGACCCTGGTTTTGAAGAGGCTACTGTGACATTCTACTAGCTTAGTTTAGGACTATTTAGTAATCTAAAAGATCTTTTCCTTTCATCATATGACATAAACAGGCAACAATTTCTTTTCCTTCATCATATGACATAAACAGGCAACAATTAGTACTCATAGCCTTAGCGGCTGAAATATTACATGAATAAATTCACCCATCTTCCACAAGAACACAGAGGAAAACAAAGCGCTTGTCAGTATCAGCAACCACCTTTCCCAAACGCTAATTTCTTGCCCCGAACATCATAGTAAACATTCAATGATCGTTGTTGATGGCCACCAATAATGTTCAAGTCTCCATCATTCTCGTTTCCTGCAAAAGCCAAGCAAGCTTGAGACTCGTTTTCTCGCCAGAGAACAGCTGATGAATCCAGTTCCACATCGTTGGAGCCTTCGAAATGCAGTACCATTTTTGGTACAGTCACATTGTTATGTCCTGTAAGGTCATAGCATGTGTCCAACAAATGTGACAATGGTGGAGTCTGAGAGTATCCTGACATAAGTTCCCTGAACTCTGATTTAAGGGCTTCATGGACTGATCCAGGTAGACGAGTGATCGTTGTGCCAGTATCAACTATAATATTTAGTGAATAACCCATGTAGGCTTCAATGTCCAACCTTTTTTGGCCAATAGTGATACCAACAAGGTTTACTGAATAGTGGGATGGTCCTCCATTAGGGTTCTCCAGAAGTGGTATGAAATTTTCAATGTCAAGATTGCAGGTATTAATTGCCAATACTCCAAACATGATATAACCTGTGGAGCTCTTTGAGGATGGGAGACAGTAACAGAAGAGTCCATAGTAATTTCCAGCTTGTGCGAGAAGAGAATCACTTCCAGGTCCAATGCCTAGCAACCCACCTGCTCCATCAAAATCTCCACTAGTACTCACACTGCAACCAAATACAAAGTTAGCGTACGCAAAGGAGGATGTAAAGGTCAAGGTATCACGAACCAACGAGCCGTCCGAGGAGGAGTCGTCGTTGTATTGTATGGAGTAATCACAGTTTAATGTAGAAGAATTACTGCAAGGattggagaaagttgaggatGCAGAAGTGTCAAAAATGGATGTTTGGGAATTGTGGCAGTTATTTTGAGAACATGATTGGCATTGCTTTATCCAACTCAAATCACTGCCTGTGTCCAGAAACAGGTTCAAGTCCTGTATAGGAGTGCCAAAACCAACCGTAACACCAAAACTTCCGGGACCTAGTTCTTTCACAGGCACGTTTAGCCCTTCCCCATCCTCATCGCCAGCGGAACTCAATGAGCGAACCCGGGATTCTCCATCTTGCGGGAGATCTTGATGAGAATTGGAAGGTGAGAAGGGTCTGTATCTATGGCCTTGAAACCCCACCTGTCCTCTTGCTTCACAAACGCATCGCTCATTCAAACACAAGAA includes the following:
- the LOC119988611 gene encoding L10-interacting MYB domain-containing protein-like gives rise to the protein MGFATNSTKISMSHTTPPAPSTPVPDKANWDSAQTKVFVDLCVEQVNEGRRPGSHFTKEGWQKIAAGFFEKTGKRYDQPQFKNKWDNLKKDYKLWKKLRLHDTGTGWDNVRNTILADNDWWERRIKEDKKVAKFRIQGPENLEQLEALFDGQFATGEFAMFVGASHQNPVQTNEELLKTSTGENVHSIHLGSDSSSDQEFEVNIEQSNEVTSSPTLTPRQVKRRSSKSGTRGKKKRRASASDYHEDISKSLGNLVSAVSSWTNAIASPPISSVKAEIAECMRILEEIPETAEMGDLLLFALKLFQNKDHREYFTAMLRRDWQLAWLKMVYADATGGGAGGST